Proteins encoded within one genomic window of Theobroma cacao cultivar B97-61/B2 chromosome 7, Criollo_cocoa_genome_V2, whole genome shotgun sequence:
- the LOC18593798 gene encoding protein SPOROCYTELESS: MATSLTLLTPNTNNPTAKALEDEARPAVGFVKSNKGRKPTGKGPYQKKQPQRGMGVAQLERLRLQEKWKKMTEATTTTITTPTTQFPSDPIGTTNVPVLHGVANYGVPMMINGGNGGLLGWGDTAGLVMQRAVGNGGFGGLNGQVLVGAPGSVQVACGAGVVEASKELSSMPKLQHCKPDRCDVCFKKKRCNGDNVRFNGGFNQFGQILPNKGDHFLGWNQENNQNINEEINGFSARAARSAAAYAGHMNINETVEVVAIHRKGSSMGTGSVLMEYEFFPGKSSRSTSSKEWELPAEASVAVGGEASYANASNCVDLSLKLSY; the protein is encoded by the exons ATGGCTACTTCACTTACACTCTTGACTCCAAATACTAATAACCCAACAGCAAAAGCCTTGGAAGATGAAGCTAGACCAGCTGTGGGGTTTGTGAAGAGCAACAAAGGAAGGAAACCAACTGGGAAAGGTCCATACCAAAAGAAACAGCCACAAAGAGGCATGGGAGTGGCTCAACTTGAACGTTTAAGGCTCCAAGAAAAGTGGAAGAAAATGACTGAAGCAACGACAACAACGATCACTACACCAACAACCCAGTTTCCTTCTGACCCTATTGGGACTACTAATGTTCCTGTGCTTCATGGTGTAGCGAACTATGGTGTTCCCATGATGATCAATGGTGGGAATGGGGGTTTATTGGGTTGGGGTGACACAGCTGGTTTGGTGATGCAAAGGGCTGTTGGAAATGGAGGGTTTGGTGGGTTGAATGGTCAGGTTTTGGTTGGAGCTCCTGGTAGTGTTCAGGTTGCTTGTGGTGCTGGTGTTGTGGAGGCTTCTAAAGAGCTCTCTTCAATGCCAAAGTTACAGCATTGTAAGCCTGATCGTTGTGATGTTTGCTTTAAG AAGAAGCGCTGTAATGGGGACAATGTAAGGTTTAATGGAGGGTTCAACCAATTTGGACAAATTTTGCCCAACAAAGGAGACCATTTTCTAGGATGGAACCAggaaaacaatcaaaacatCAATGAAGAGATAAATGGATTCAGTGCTAGAGCTGCGAGGAGTGCTGCAGCCTATGCAGGCCACATGAACATCAATGAG ACTGTGGAGGTGGTGGCAATTCACAGGAAAGGAAGCTCTATGGGCACCGGAAGTGTTCTCATGGAGTATGAATTCTTCCCAGGGAAAAGTAGCAGAAGCACTTCTTCCAAGGAATGGGAATTGCCTGCAGAAGCTTCAGTTGCAGTGGGTGGTGAAGCTTCTTATgctaatgcttctaattgtgTTGATTTGTCCCTCAAGCTTTCATATTAG